The region TGGCGCAGATGGCGTTCGGCGTGCTGTTCCGTGAGCCCCGGCAGATCGTCGAGCTCGACCGCGACGGCGACAAGATCGAGCTCGGCGGGATCACCGTGACGGTCGACCACACCCCGGGACACACCAAGGGCTCCGTGACCTTCCGTGTCGCCGAAGGACCCGAGGAGGTGGCGTTCACCGGCGACACCCTGTTCCGCCAGTCGATCGGCCGCACCGATCTGCCCGGCGGCAGCGGCCGCGACCTGTTGACGTCGATCGTGACGAAATTGTTGGTGCTCGACGACGAGACCCTGGTATTACCGGGGCACGGCGAGCGCACGACCATCGGCGCCGAACGCCGCACCAACCCGTTCCTCGAAGGTTTGACTCCGTGACCGAATTCAAGGCGCCCAAAGGCGTCCCCGACTATCTGCCGCCCGACTCGGCCGAGTTCGTCGCCGTCCGCGCGGGCCTATTGGATGCCGCGCGGCGCGCCGGGTACGGCGACATCGAGCTGCCCATCTTCGAAGACACCGCACTGTTCGCCCGCGGGGTGGGGGAATCCACCGACGTGGTGTCCAAGGAGATGTACACCTTCGCCGACCGCGGCGACCGCTCGGTGACGCTGCGCCCGGAGGGCACCGCGGGCGTGATGCGGGCGGTGATCGAGCACGGCCTCGACCGCGGGCAGTTGCCGGTGAAGCTGTGCTACTCGGGACCGTTCTTCCGCTACGAGCGTCCGCAGGCCGGTCGCTACCGTCAGCTCCAGCAGGTCGGGGTGGAGGCGATCGGCGTCGACGACCCCGCGCTGGACGCCGAGGTCATCGCGGTGGCCGACGCGGGCTTCCGCGCGCTCGGGTTGGAGGGCTTCCGCCTGGAGATCACGTCGCTGGGCGACGACACGTGCCGGCCGCAGTATCGAGAGTTGTTGCAGGAGTTCCTGTTTCGGCTCGATCTGGACGAAGAAACCCGGCGCCGCGCCGAGATCAACCCGCTGCGGGTGCTCGACGACAAGCGTCCGCACATGCGCGAGATGACCGCGGACGCGCCGGTCATGCTCGACCACCTCTCGGATGTCGCCAAGGAGCACTTCGACACGGTGCTGGCACATCTGGACGCGTTGGCCGTGCCGTACGTGATCAATCCGCGCATGGTGCGGGGGCTGGACTATTACACGAAGACGACCTTCGAGTTCGTTCACGACGGACTCGGCGCCCAGTCGGGCATCGGCGGCGGCGGACGCTACGACGGGCTGATGCGTGAGCTGGGCGGCCGGGACCTGTCGGGCATCGGCTTCGGGCTCGGAGTGGACCGCACGCTGCTCGCCCTGCGCGCCGAGGGCAAGACGGCCGGTGAGACCGCTCGCGTCGACGTCTACGCGGTGCCGTTGGGGGCGGACGCCAAGATCCGGCTCGCAGTGCTCGCCGCGCAGCTGCGCGGCGCGGGCGTGCGGGTCGACATGGCCTACGGCGACCGCGGTCTCAAGGGCGCGATGCGCGGCGCGGACCGCTCCGGTGCGTCGGTCGCGCTGGTGGCCGGCGACCGGGATCTGGAGGCGGGCACCGTCGGGGTGAAGAGCCTCGCCACCGGCGAACAGGTCGATGTCGCGATGGACTCGGTTGTCGCAGAGGTGCTTTCGCGGCTCTCCTGAGCCGTTTGCGCTCGTCAGCCCTTCAGGGCGCTGTCGCTGCGTGAACGGCGCCGGTGTGACGCCACGCTCAGCGCGACGGCGAGGGCGACGACGAGCGCTCCGGCGCCCGCCAGCGTGGTGCTGCCGAGTCGCCGGTCCTCCAGCTCCATCCGGCACAGCCGGGTGTAGTCCGGCTGTACACCAGCGGAATCCTCGGCGGTGGCCCGGTCCTCGGCAGGATGCGCAGTCGAGGGCGCGACCACGCTTCCGCAGGGTACGGCGGTCAGCTCGGGGGACACCGATACCGGCGTCAGCATCGCGACGACTCCGACGAGTATGGCGAGGCCGCCCAGTGCGGCGACCACCAGTCTGATCTTCATGATCACCTCACGACCCTTCCCTCGGACATGCCTCGACCGGTACCGGCATGGTCATATCGCCCGAGAGCTTGAAGTGGAACGTGACGTCGGCAGACATACCGGGTCGCAGCTGCCGGTCCAAGCGCTCCAGGCGAACCGTGTGGCGGACCCCGTCGACCCCGGCGGCTTCCACGTTGGGCTGACCGAAGGCGACGGCGGTCTTCGGCGGAATGTCGACCGCGTCCCCGAAGGGCGCGACGGTCGCCGCCTTCGTCGACAGCCCGAGGAGCCGCTCGGTCTCGGTCGAGCGATTGTTGGTGACGCTGAAGCGCATCTGGCCACCAGCTCCATCCTGGATCGCGCATCGGCCCGGCAGGAAGGCCGGCACGATGTAGGCGTTCTCCACCGTGGTGCTCTGCGTGTGAGAGCCAGAGCCGCGGTTCGACGAGTCCAGCACCGGATCCTCGCCGCATCCGACGGCGCTCAGGCACAACACCGCGGCGCCGCCGACTGCCGTACCGCTTCGTCGTAATCGTGATGACCGCATGATCTCCTCTCTTCGGGCGCGGCCGGCCGGCGCTGGTGGCCCGCCGTTGACGCGCGAGGCCGAGGCGCTCTCCGCCCGCTCGATGCGGGGCTTCCTGTGAGCGCCCTTGCAGACAGGTCTACGGCGAAAACCTAAGAGCTGCTTGTGGACATCGTGGAGAATGCATGAGTCTGCGATTTGGCTGAACATTGTCTGTCTGTCAACTGTTGCATCCGGCCAAAAGTTGTTGTGGGGGATTTGACCGCATGCACCGCGGCTTCGGGTCCGACATGCCGGCTGCGAAGCAGCTCAGGTGGGAGGCCAGCGGCGGTCGAGTGCTTCCCGCGCGCGGGCGGCGAGCTGTTCGAACCGCCGACGGTCAACCGGGTCGAACCGCTGTTCGGCGATGACGCGTTCGAGTCGCCGGACCCGGTCGGCGACAGCGTCACGATGGCCCGGCGACACGACCACCCAGGCGAGTTCCCGCAGCATCGTCAGCAGCCTGCCCAGAACCGCGGGGTCGCTCGCACCGTACAACTGCGTCTGGTCACACACCAGGTCCAGCAGGTCGGGAAGATCCGGGCGGGCGAGGACCACTCTGGCCACCTGGTCGTCGTCACGCAGGATCCGCCGGCCCAGGTGGTAGCCGGCGAGCCCGCAGAGCACCGCACTGCACGAGTTCAGCCCGTGCACGGCGGTGGTGGGATCGTTGATGCCCGGACTCAAGGCCCGGATCACGACGTCGGTCAGCTGCCGAAGGCCGTAGCCGACGTCCTGAGTGGTGGTGCGCTCGATGCCCACCTTCAGTGCCGCGGCAACGCACTCGTGCACCGAGGCCGCCTCGTCATCGTCCAGCGAACCGCGCGAGGACCCAGCCCGCCACGCGAACGCCACCGGAACCCCGGCCACCAGGTCGGACCCGACCGGCCGGTCGATCCAGATCACCGCGTCGGCGTCCACGGCCGCGGTCAGCAGCGCCTGTTCGTCGATCTCGACTAGGAAGCCCGAGGACCGCGCGGTCAACGGTGACGCGAACTGCGGCGGGGTCGGTGCGAGGTCGTGACGCGGGTGGTCATCGATCGGTTCGAGCAGCCGTCCCGCGGTGTTCTCGATGTCGGTGCGAACGTGGTCGAGCATCGTCTCGATCCGGATCTGGCGGACGAGATGCCCCAGGAACAGCACCAGAGCCAGGACGCTGGCCACCGCCAGCACGTAAGACAGCGTGACCGCGATCTGCGGGACGAATTCTCTGGCGACGTCGCTGTCGTTGCGAACGGTGCGCAGCACGGTGAGCGCATAGGCGAACGTCGCGAGGAACAGCCCGAGGGTGCGTTGGACGAACCGATCCGCCGCGAAGGTCCGCAACAGTCTCGGGCTGTACTGACTGCTGGCCAGCTGGAGCGTCACCAGGGTCAGTGAGAACGTCAACGACGTCACCGTGATCAGCGAGGTGGCGATGGCCCCGAGAATCTCGCGGGCGGCGTCGGCGCCGCCACCGAACAAGTAGTCCGCCAACGCGGTCGGCAGATGCTGGTCGACTGCGCCGTCGAGTTCCGGGATCGCGATCCCGGCGACGACGGCTGCGACCACGCCCAGTGCCGGCACCGGCCACAGTCGACTGCGCAGGGCGTCGAGAAGCACGGTGTGGCGCATCCGGACGGCTTGGACCAGGCTCGATTCGTCACGGCCGCCGTGGCCGTCTCGCGTCATCCGGGACGACTCACGACGGGCCGCCTACGAGGCCGTCGGGGACAGGGCCGCGGAGTGCATCAGTCATGATCGCTCCTCGCTCCCCGCCGAGGGGCGCGGGCCCTCGGTCATCCCCACTCCGCACACGGGTTTCGAGTCCCGGATCGCGGAGTCGGATGGCGACGATATCAGCGGAGACGCCCCCGCTGCCGCCGAACTGCGGGGCCGAGGGTCAGATGGCCATCGCGGCGCGGACGTCGGACTCCGACGCCAAACCGCCGGTCCCACTGGAGGTGACCCGGCCGGCCTCGAGGATGTAGTAGCGCTGCGACGACTCCAGCGCGAAGCCGATGTGCTGCTCGACGAGAAGCACGCCCAGGCCGCCCCGTCTGGTCAAAGCGGTGATGGCCGCCTCGATCTCGGAGACCACCGACGGCTGAATGCCCTCGGTCGGTTCGTCGAGGATCAGGCACGTGGGCGAGGTGATCAGCGCCCGCGCGATCGCCAACTGCTGACGCTGCCCGCCGGAGAGCAACCCGGCGCGGCGCGTCAGCAACTCCTTGAGCGCTGGGAACAGATCGAGCGCCTCGTCGATCAACTGCTTGCCGTTCTTCCGGCCGTCCGCGACCACCTGCAGGTTCTCCGCGGTGGTCAACTGACCGAACGATTGCTGACCCTGCGGCACGTACGCCAGGCCGCGGGCGACCCGCGCGCTCGGCCGTAACCCCGTGATGTCCTCCCCGTCGAAGAGCACCCTGCCCGACGCGCACCTGAGCAGTCCGACGGCTGCGCGCAGCAGCGTCGTCTTCCCGGCGCCGTTGTGGCCCATCACCGCGGCCACGTCGTCGGACGGCACTTCGAGCGTGACGCCGTGGATCACCTCGCTGCGGCCGTACCCGGTCCGGACGTCCACCAGCTGCAGCATCAGGAGTTCTCCTCGACGAGTTCGATTCCGCCGGCGCCCGCCGCCGCGGTGCCCAGGTAGACCTCCTGCACCTTCGGGTCGGCCTGTACCTCGGCGACCGAACCCTCGGCGACCACCGCCCCGCGAGCCAGCACGGTCACCGACGTCGCGAAGGCTCGCATGAAGTCCATGTCGTGCTCGACGACGACGACCGTGCGCTCACCACCGATGCGCCGCAACAGGTTCCCCGTCTCCTCGCGTTCCTCGGCGCTCATGCCGGCCACCGGTTCGTCGAGCAGCAGCACGTCGGCGTTCTGCACCAGCAGCATGCCGATCTCCAGCCACTGCTTCTGGCCGTGGGCGAGGACGCCGGCCGGCCGGTCCGCCAGCCCGGTCAGACCGGTGAGCTCCAGTGCCTCCTCGATCACCGGCGCCACGCCGCGGCGGCGGCGCAGCAGCGTCCACGGCGAGCGGCCCGCGCCGGCGGCGATGTCGAGGTTCTGCAGCACGGTCAGCTGCTCGAAGACACTCGCGGTCTGGAATGTCCGACCCACCCCGAGGCGGGCGATCCGGTGCACCTTCCTGCCGAGCAGTTCGACGCCGGACTTGTTGACCGAGCCGGTGGCCGACACCAGCCCGGTGATCGCGTCGATCACGGTGGTCTTGCCCGCGCCGTTCGGCCCGATCAGGAACCGCAGGTCGCCCTGAAACAGCGTGAGGTCGACATCGCTGACCGCCGTGAAACCGTCGAAATCGACTGTCAAGCCGCGAACTTCGAGATACTGCGCGCCCATGCCGGCGTTGCCGCCTGCGACCGGCCGGCGCTCGGCCTCGGCCCCGGTCATGAGCGGGCCCCCACTTTCTCCGCCTCGGCGTCGGGCGCCTTCTCCGCACGAGCCTCGGACGTGGATCTCGCTGTGCGCCGGCGTGTGAGCAGTGCGCCCAGCCCGGCCAGTCCGGCTGGGAAGAACCCGACGACGACGATGAACAACAGACCCTGGGCGTAGGTCCACTCCGACGGAAAGCGTTCGGAGAACAGGGTTTGCGCCCACGCGACACCGATCG is a window of Mycolicibacterium chubuense NBB4 DNA encoding:
- a CDS encoding MBL fold metallo-hydrolase — encoded protein: MLITGFPAGMLACNCYVLAPRQGADALVVDPGQRAMGPLRRILDENRLTPAAVLLTHGHVDHIWSAQKVADTYGCPAYIHPADRHMLTDPIRGFGPRLAQMAFGVLFREPRQIVELDRDGDKIELGGITVTVDHTPGHTKGSVTFRVAEGPEEVAFTGDTLFRQSIGRTDLPGGSGRDLLTSIVTKLLVLDDETLVLPGHGERTTIGAERRTNPFLEGLTP
- the hisS gene encoding histidine--tRNA ligase is translated as MTEFKAPKGVPDYLPPDSAEFVAVRAGLLDAARRAGYGDIELPIFEDTALFARGVGESTDVVSKEMYTFADRGDRSVTLRPEGTAGVMRAVIEHGLDRGQLPVKLCYSGPFFRYERPQAGRYRQLQQVGVEAIGVDDPALDAEVIAVADAGFRALGLEGFRLEITSLGDDTCRPQYRELLQEFLFRLDLDEETRRRAEINPLRVLDDKRPHMREMTADAPVMLDHLSDVAKEHFDTVLAHLDALAVPYVINPRMVRGLDYYTKTTFEFVHDGLGAQSGIGGGGRYDGLMRELGGRDLSGIGFGLGVDRTLLALRAEGKTAGETARVDVYAVPLGADAKIRLAVLAAQLRGAGVRVDMAYGDRGLKGAMRGADRSGASVALVAGDRDLEAGTVGVKSLATGEQVDVAMDSVVAEVLSRLS
- a CDS encoding DUF2254 domain-containing protein gives rise to the protein MTRDGHGGRDESSLVQAVRMRHTVLLDALRSRLWPVPALGVVAAVVAGIAIPELDGAVDQHLPTALADYLFGGGADAAREILGAIATSLITVTSLTFSLTLVTLQLASSQYSPRLLRTFAADRFVQRTLGLFLATFAYALTVLRTVRNDSDVAREFVPQIAVTLSYVLAVASVLALVLFLGHLVRQIRIETMLDHVRTDIENTAGRLLEPIDDHPRHDLAPTPPQFASPLTARSSGFLVEIDEQALLTAAVDADAVIWIDRPVGSDLVAGVPVAFAWRAGSSRGSLDDDEAASVHECVAAALKVGIERTTTQDVGYGLRQLTDVVIRALSPGINDPTTAVHGLNSCSAVLCGLAGYHLGRRILRDDDQVARVVLARPDLPDLLDLVCDQTQLYGASDPAVLGRLLTMLRELAWVVVSPGHRDAVADRVRRLERVIAEQRFDPVDRRRFEQLAARAREALDRRWPPT
- the urtE gene encoding urea ABC transporter ATP-binding subunit UrtE; amino-acid sequence: MLQLVDVRTGYGRSEVIHGVTLEVPSDDVAAVMGHNGAGKTTLLRAAVGLLRCASGRVLFDGEDITGLRPSARVARGLAYVPQGQQSFGQLTTAENLQVVADGRKNGKQLIDEALDLFPALKELLTRRAGLLSGGQRQQLAIARALITSPTCLILDEPTEGIQPSVVSEIEAAITALTRRGGLGVLLVEQHIGFALESSQRYYILEAGRVTSSGTGGLASESDVRAAMAI
- the urtD gene encoding urea ABC transporter ATP-binding protein UrtD — its product is MTGAEAERRPVAGGNAGMGAQYLEVRGLTVDFDGFTAVSDVDLTLFQGDLRFLIGPNGAGKTTVIDAITGLVSATGSVNKSGVELLGRKVHRIARLGVGRTFQTASVFEQLTVLQNLDIAAGAGRSPWTLLRRRRGVAPVIEEALELTGLTGLADRPAGVLAHGQKQWLEIGMLLVQNADVLLLDEPVAGMSAEEREETGNLLRRIGGERTVVVVEHDMDFMRAFATSVTVLARGAVVAEGSVAEVQADPKVQEVYLGTAAAGAGGIELVEENS